In Oscillatoria acuminata PCC 6304, a single window of DNA contains:
- a CDS encoding ABC-ATPase domain-containing protein, protein MQYQQLRQQLNQLDGRSYKAYKDIQGRYEFPDFTLSIDYVQGDPFASPSKLSVRVPQSVAGFPQELYHSPSRNTALGDYLTREFTQAARQVSTRRGTGKSGQIAIAKVTQEVLERTCAFINSDEVEIRFTVGLPAQGRRILGHLAGEMLCDDIPRIVEKALFYRNLNVAQIRTQVETIEDADWLRDRLPEQNLIAFIANGAILPRRSGVDDRPLNPTEAIPFVSPDSLQVEFNCPNRGKITGMGIPSGITLIVGGGYHGKSTLLRAIEVGVYNHIPGDGREFVITDPGAMKIRAEDGRSVVGVDISPFINHLPQGRSTQQFSTANASGSTSQAANIMEALEAGTTVLLVDEDTAATNFMIRDRRMQALIAKEKEPITPFIDKIKSLTTLGVSTILVMGGSGDYFDVASRAVAMDNFVAYDVTDRAKAVAAEYATGRQSEGGEDFGAIANRVPIPNSLDPSSGKRDVRLKVRDVDEVRFGMEDIDLTAVEQIVDPGQLRAIAAAMVYGKDRYMDGRRSLREILDRVMADIDQQGLDVLTRFPEGDLVRFRPLELAAALNRLRTLQVSTPGKG, encoded by the coding sequence ATGCAGTATCAACAGTTACGACAGCAGTTAAATCAATTAGATGGACGAAGTTATAAGGCGTATAAAGATATCCAGGGTCGCTACGAATTCCCGGATTTTACGCTGTCTATCGATTATGTTCAGGGCGACCCGTTTGCCTCACCCAGTAAACTGTCTGTGCGAGTGCCTCAATCCGTGGCAGGTTTTCCCCAGGAATTATATCACTCTCCCAGTCGGAATACTGCCTTGGGAGATTATCTCACCCGGGAGTTTACTCAGGCGGCAAGGCAGGTTTCGACCCGACGAGGAACGGGGAAAAGTGGTCAAATTGCGATCGCCAAGGTTACCCAAGAGGTCCTCGAACGCACTTGTGCTTTCATCAATTCCGATGAAGTGGAAATTCGGTTTACCGTGGGACTTCCGGCCCAAGGACGGCGGATTTTGGGTCATCTGGCCGGGGAAATGCTTTGCGATGACATTCCCCGAATTGTGGAAAAAGCGCTGTTTTACCGCAATCTAAATGTGGCGCAAATTCGCACCCAGGTGGAAACCATTGAAGATGCCGACTGGTTGCGCGATCGCCTCCCAGAACAGAATTTAATCGCCTTTATTGCCAATGGTGCTATTTTACCCCGACGCAGTGGGGTAGACGATCGCCCATTAAATCCCACCGAAGCGATTCCCTTCGTCTCTCCTGATTCCTTACAGGTGGAATTTAACTGTCCCAATCGCGGCAAAATTACCGGCATGGGAATTCCCTCCGGCATTACCCTAATTGTTGGAGGCGGTTATCATGGCAAATCAACCTTACTCAGGGCGATCGAAGTCGGGGTTTATAATCACATTCCCGGCGATGGTCGAGAATTTGTGATCACCGATCCCGGGGCGATGAAAATCCGGGCAGAAGATGGTCGCAGCGTGGTCGGAGTCGATATTTCACCCTTTATCAATCATTTACCTCAAGGTCGTTCTACCCAACAGTTTTCTACGGCAAATGCCAGTGGCAGTACCTCACAAGCTGCTAATATTATGGAAGCATTGGAAGCGGGAACAACGGTGTTATTGGTGGATGAAGATACGGCAGCGACTAATTTCATGATTCGCGATCGCCGGATGCAAGCGTTAATTGCTAAAGAAAAGGAACCGATTACCCCCTTTATTGATAAAATTAAATCCCTCACTACTCTGGGAGTGTCTACTATTTTAGTCATGGGAGGCAGTGGGGATTATTTTGATGTGGCCAGTCGCGCTGTGGCAATGGATAATTTTGTCGCCTACGACGTCACCGATCGCGCCAAGGCAGTCGCTGCGGAATATGCCACGGGTCGGCAATCGGAAGGCGGTGAGGATTTCGGGGCGATCGCCAACCGTGTCCCCATCCCGAACAGTCTTGATCCCAGTTCCGGGAAACGAGATGTGCGTCTGAAGGTGCGAGATGTGGATGAAGTGCGTTTTGGCATGGAAGACATTGATTTAACTGCCGTTGAGCAAATCGTGGACCCGGGACAACTACGGGCGATCGCGGCGGCAATGGTGTATGGCAAGGACCGCTACATGGATGGCAG